One Ranitomeya variabilis isolate aRanVar5 chromosome 4, aRanVar5.hap1, whole genome shotgun sequence genomic window, TCAGACTGACACCTAAATATTTGCAAACAATGTACTCCAGTAatgcgcccccccaaaaaaaaataaaaaataaaaaaaataaataaggctaTGGTAGATAAAATAACTTAAAAACAGTGGATATTCATTGACAAATAGACTTTTGACACTATCCCTAAAAGTACAGAAGACtttgtagtacttttttttttagtAGCGGCTAGTCCTTAACACTCATTTATAGTTCGTCAACAGTTGGAATACTATAATCACCTCAAAGAAAACCTCAAACCCAGTGAGGCAGTAATAAGCTTAGACTTTTCAGAGAACTATTCCTTTGTTGCTCACATGATGAGGAACAATGAACAAGCAACTGTCCACCCTTTTGCAGCCTATTACAATGAGGCTGGAGAAATAAAATAGAAATGTGTAATTATGATATCCGAGTGCTTACATCATGATTCAATAACTGttcctttgtttaaaaaaaatatattgatttCCCTGACAAAATCTGACATCCTACCAAGTTTATACAAGGTCTACTTCTCAGATGGCTCTTCGACACTATTAAAATTATGTCTGCCGTCACAAGAAAAATTTGAGTGGAAGCTGAATGGCACTTTTTTGCCACAGCTCATGTCAAAGGTGTATGTGATGATTTAAGAAATCCCATGAAACATCTTGCAGCTCAGGCTAGCCTCCAAAAGACCATATTCAGACCAATTCTTAACACCAATACAACTTTTCAACTGGAGCGAGAAAAATATTCCTAACATCGAGTTTATGTACTGTACAAACCAGAACCATACAAACgggggggaggaaatgaatccAAAAAGATAACCTAATGTCTTTtaaataagattgctttattaaagtgcaaggCAAGGAAGCAATGGTGACAACATAGTCACCCAACAGATATTAAAAACAAGTAGCACACACAAGACACCGGGAGAAAGCAGCTGCTAGCCCCTATTAAACAAATGTCGTTATAGCGATCAACATATCGGGTAAAataacacagagccagcaaggctaTATAGCCATTATCAAAGCGGCCAGACCATATTCAGACCAATTCTTAACACCAATACAACTTTTCAACTGGAGCGAGAAAAATATTCCTAACATCGAGTTTATGTACTGTACAAACCAGAACCATGAATAAGAGGAGAATTTGTTAAAACAAAAGGAAGCCGAATCCATTAAAGGGATTTAACAATACTACACTTTCATTCCATTGAGTGAAAAATAAACAAGAATTTTTTTAATTCAACAACAACAGTTAAGTCCATGAAGATATTGAAGGtggcacaagattggcaatggatgacataactggttatgtgacctgtgaatatgattggcgccGGTGGCGGCTAatgtactctccaaagattgtgaaaatgaagtagAAGTGTCTTTTCTGCACCCTTTGGTCCATCCCAatactttgtgtatccaagaaaaaccACACattaaaagtaaacaaaaaacagATATAACTCAGACAGAGCCAAACACCATAACAGCCAGATATACTCAACACAAAAGGAAATGAGCATTGTTAGTAAGTTTGCGGACAAGATAAAAGCTCACCCAGTAGAAGGGACaaattgttaataataataataaataataataataatctttaataacctttattttcatatagcgctaacattctgcagcactttatagtttgcacacattatcatcgctgtccccaatggggctcacaatctacattccctatcagtaggtctttggaatgtgggaggaaaccggagtgcctggaggaaacccatacaaacacgaggagaacatacaaactccttgcagatgctgttcttggtgggatttgaacccaggaccccagcgctgcaaggctgcagtgccaaccacagagccaccatgctgccccatctTGTTGATAAAAGCTTAGTTTACAGACTTACTATTAATTGTTGAAAATAGTTCATTTGATAGCTTGATGATTTAATTACTATACTCTatttaaaaacttaaaaaaacacatGTCTAGTgtcataaaaaaaattacacatatgtTTAATATTGCAACGTATGATGAGACTATttagaaaatcacttaaaaatatgatCCCAAGGAGAGCTCAACTTGAATTCTTGTACAAATGTAACCAAGAACTCAAGTAACACATATGCCTTTTTTGAAAATTTTATAATCACTTTTCAAAATAGAGCATCAAAATTTAGATTTTGACTCCATAAAAACTAAAACAAGCTTGTGACATTTCAAATTAAAGCCTGTACCGTTCTAAACAAAACGGTGCATCTCCCATCTCTATTTTCAACatagaagcccaaaattcaaacttTAAATTCTTTGAAAAATCTATTAACAAGTGAAGATAAACATGCAAAACTATGACCCCTAAAAAGGTGTGTTCTACAGCATACTTAAAATTATGGGCACTGGAAATTAACCGCTCACTGGGCTAGTACGTTTTAGAGACCTGGTCCAGCacaagaaaagtcttggagacaggaatggAAAGTTTGGATTATGGCGGAGGTCTTTGAGCATTAGAATGTCTACTTGAATCATTTTGATTGTATAAGACAGTGTCACTCCTGTAAAGTGAAATTAATGAGGATGCAATATCAGCCAACTTTGTCCAATTATGGAGACAACCCCCTGTcgacaaagccagcaggatttgGGCAGCACATACCAAAGTAATACAAGTATCTGTGAAACTATAGCTTTGCAACTAAATGGGACCAAATGTTAGGACCTCATGTTGGGACCTCTTATACAGGTCACAGTTTAAAACATTTGTAAAGTCTTACATAGTCTTATTAGAGACCACTATAGAAACAGCACAAGTCCATACATATTAGAGAAACACTTACGTGAGACTGCTGTCTCGGGTGATAGATCCTAAAGGGGAGACCAGAACATCTTGCTTTGCAGTTAGAAACAATTCATACACCGGACGTTCGAGAAACTGAAAGAAATAGACCTTCAGTAATCTCAATGAGAGAGGACTTGTAAAGGTCATAGAGAAATGTTTCTCACCCGCAGGATGCTGCATGAGGATAGATGACCTTTAAATTCCAGGAAATCTCCCAACATTTTAGGAGAGGGACAAGCGCCAGGACCCAGAACAACGGAAGATAATCGCAGAGGAGGGTTGGTCACAAAACGAGACAGTATCAGTTGGAAAACCCCATCAGGAAAGCAGTGAATGGTTACTGAAGGAAACAAAAAGGATTTATAAATTGCATACTATCCATTTGTATAAAGCGGTTTGATGCCAATAATTTGTAACAGCCAGCTATTTTTGAGGCTGTACCTGACCATTTGGCAGAAAAACATTTCTTAACTCAAAAACCACACTGCAGAATGATATTATGGTGCAGAAATGTATTAAATCGACACCTAACTTTACATGTTGAATggctttttgcagtgtttttttacaGTTACAGTTTTCTGTATTCTGATAACCTCTTATAGAAAAGGTATAACCATCAGGTGTTAGATAAATTCTGTAAGCCATAAGTACAGAGAGAAGCGTGTTTGAGAAAGGCTATAAAAAGATGGTCACTTGCATTGAATACTCACGAGACTGCACTAGTAGATGTTTTAGGACAAACGGAACAATTTCCGAATACTTACTAGTATGTCCATAGTAGCAAGGATTAATTGAGTCTACAGGGTCATGGCAGCAACTGTAACCTAAACACACATCACGAGATACCGTAGCATTCAGGCAAGTTATCCTCCCTTTTGGAATTATACACTCTGAAGAAGTCCACGTATCTGAAAAATTCAAAAAAGTATCAAAAGGAACAGTCGCAAAAATGTAGATAAATGCAGACAGTGAATTTAATACTACCAGGACTCTCTGTTATTGGTATCCAGTCCATAGGCTTCGAAGATGTGACTTTCTGTGACAATTCCTCACTTTGTTGTCCAGAGTGGGAAACCACATCTTTAGTGGCACCAACCACTGTGGTTCTGAAGTCTTCTGTTGGCCATGTTACAACTGTGTCTTCATGGGTTCTGCCAGTTATAATTTTGGCAGTTTTAATTGTAGTTGTCTGTAATGGTAATCTAGTTACAGTAGGGCTTTTAGATGTTCTATATGGTGTCGTTTTCCAAAGATGGCCAGTAGTAGTGAGCTTAGACATTTTTGTAGTGCGAGGTCTCTGTGTATGATTCATTCCTCTTGGATGTTTCAGTTTTGGCTTCGGGCAAATTAGATCAAGGTCTTCAGATTTTGCTTGGCCAACCAGTCTTATAAGAAGAAGCCACTCTCCTTCCTACGGGTTGAGCAGAGGACAAACCTTTAGGCACTAGATACTTTATGAAAAATCTTCTTGCTCATTCACGCATTTAGATGTTGGTTCTGATTGAACAGCAAGATTAGTTGAGTGTTCGACTTGTACCTATAGAATATACTTTACCAGACTCCACTAGTGGCTCAATTTTGTATAGTAAACGAGAACTCAGATAAGAATCTATGCGTGACCATGGACCTGACAAGGACATGTATAGGACAATAAATGCTAGTCGACAGTGGTTGCTGCATCCTTTATAAAAGGTAACCTTTCAGGTACCCCATGccttccaacccagcagcattcacataTGTATTACTAAAATCCCTGCCCAACCAGCCCTGTTTAATGTTATTCAGTGAAATCAAGGTTTAAAAATAAAAGCATTTTAAGGTCCGCTTTTCCTATGCCAATAAGGACTTTTACTAGTCGATGGGGTGTTAGTTTCACCAGCATAGTTAGCCCTGTTTCCATGTTATCACATACTTGTGGGTGCGATAATTTGCACTAGACGGCGTCATTGCCAGCTCCTGAAAATCTTGTGCAAATCGTGCACCCGGCTACAGAGGCAAAGTGATGCTGCCGAAAAGAGCCGCACACATGAGCGAGATTTACAGGAGCTGGCGATGACTCCACctcatgcaaattatgttatcacacccTCAGGGGTATGATAAGCAAAGAGGGTTGACTATCCTGTGGAAACTaacaccccatcgactagtcaaagcaaTAGTTAGCATAGGAAAATCAGACCCTATAAattcttttaaaaaaaacattgatttaacTGACCAACATTATACAGGATCCAACACAAAGAACAGCATCCAGTCTGGATGATGGGGGGAATCACAATACCTTTATTCTGCTATGAGGCAACATTTCGACCTTTTTTGGTTGAAACGTTGTATCATGGCAGAATAAAGGTATTGTGATTTTTTTCATCACccggactggatgctgttccttttttgtgctGGACTGTTTATCTCCAATTGGGTCTTTGGACTGGAGCGTGCATCTGAATATTGAAGTGCTGTTGGCTGCTCTTTATATACATTCAACATTATAAAGGGTTGATTAGTCAGGGAATTTAGTCATACATATGTGTGACTGCTGCTGgaatggagggcatgggggacctgacaggttccctttaacctaggATTATTTGTGAAGTCGGATGTTATACTTTCACCCACCTTCCGAACAGCTTGGCATATTGTGTAAGAAATGTAAAATATGCTTTCTCCTTTTGGAGTGCGTGTTGAGAGAACGCATTTTGACAAACAGCCATGTAGGTCATAGCCCATATCAAACTCAtctgtggagagaaaaaaaaaaaaaaagttaaaataaaaaatttaaaaaaaatccccagaGACAGAAAACACGTTTCCAACATTACCATTTAGGTCCCCTAAATTAAGATCATATCCCGACATTACCATTTATGTGGCTTAAATACAAAGTATTTTTTACCAATACAATCTAGGCATTACATTTTCAATCAAGTGTATCCATGACAATGTCAGAGGCATCCTAAATGGAGAGACCAGCCTATATATAATCAATCTTTTAGATTGTGATCCCTCTCTCCTCCCGTACCAGTCATGACTTTTGTATTGTTTACAATTCTGTActttttttattatgcataccccttttcacatgtcaaGTGCCATGgactaaatggcgctataataataaatgtgTCCCAACATTGCCATCCTAAAAAGGGTTCTCcatgcatataaaaaaaaataaaagcctcTAATATTAAATGAAAGTATCACCACTTACAAGTCTCCTTCCATTCTACTATAGACTTTTCATTGTTCTACCAGTCCATTTACCCAGATCCAGCTACGATGTGTCAACACATGACCTCTACTGTGCATCATGGCCTGCAGTTATGACCTCTGATGACAGCACATTACTGCTGGAGCCTCAAACAGATTATAAGAGGCCAGGGAGGCACTGATGGGGAGCAGAAGGGTAGTGGTATGCACCATTACTCATTTTAGAAAATTGTCAGCAGTTTGTACAAAAATGATGCTACTGGTCAACTTTAAGGGAAGAGCGGTCCTTGTACAGTCTTCCAGCAAACTGCTGGTGCTTCTGTACAAGAATCTAATTCACCCTCACTCTAATGGAGAATAAAGATGATCACCCATTTGGAATTCATATCCTCCATCTCCACTAAGTGCAAGAAACAAGTATACTGTAGGCCTTTCTCATTGAGTAATCTGCAAAACCCAAGAGAGAGTCTTGTTTGGCCATCATGTTACTATAATGTTAAACGAAAAAAAAGTGGtttggtacagtgttagccagtagaaaaaaaatatatacggtatatagagtaCTCTCAGTCTGAGagacaaaataggaatcttgtgtGTATCAaacccacaagattcctattttgtctCTCAGACTGAGAGcattctatatatacacacacactataatatATACTATAATGTTAGAAACACAAATGCAGTTGTAGTtatgcaaggttttttttttgagCCAGCACCAGAAATTGATATATAAAGTAGAAAGTAGAAAGAAAATTGTGATACCGCTTTTGCATACACTCCAGTAAGAGCCCCCACAATTCTGGCCAGAGGGTACTTGCATGTGTGCAGCTTTATGGCAtttaaaatattattatttatatagcaccattgattccatggtgctgtacatgagaaggggttacatacaaattacagatatcacttacagtaagcaaactaacaattacagactgatacagaggggtgacgaccttgcccttgcgggcttacattctacaggatggtggggatggagacaataggttgagggttgtaggagcaccggtgttggtaaggcggtagcttcagtagtggtgaggaggcagcggggttagtgcaggctgtaggctttcctgaagaggtgggttttcaggtttcgtctgaaggatccgaatgtggttgatagtcggatgtgttggggcaaagaattccagagtttGGGGGACATTCTGGAGAAGTCtttgaggcggttgggtgaggagcggataagtgtggaggagagaaggaggtcttgggaggactgtagATTACATGTGGGAAGAtatcgagagattagttcagagatatatggaggagacaggttatggatggctttgtaggtcagtattagtcatttgaactggatacgctgagggaatgggagccagtgaagagatttgcagagaggggaagcggaggagtagcgaggagagagatgaattagtcgggcagcagagttaaggatggactggagaggtgcaagggtgttagcagggaggccaaagaaaaggatgttgcagtagtcaaggcgggagatgatgagggcatgcacaagcattttagtagattgatggttgaggaaaggacggattctggaaatatttttgagctggaggcgacaggaggtggaaagagcttggatgtgcggtttgaaggacagggcagcgtcaagggttactccgaggcagcggacttccggtacgggggaaaagcgtgatgtcgttaatagcGATAGAtaagtcaggtatggaagatctaggagatggaggaaagatgaggagttcaggatttgtccacattgagtttgaggaaggtgagaggagaaggaggatatggctgttagacactctgggattctggacagcagagaggtgacgtctgggccggaaaggtagatctgagtgtcatcagcataaaggtggtactggaatccatgggactttatgagttgtcccaggccaagtgtgtagattgagaagagtacgggtcctagaacagagccttgggggactccaacagagagagggtgggatgagcagatagtgtgggagtgtgagacgctgaatgtgctcttggaaaggtatgaggagatccaggataggggaaggtctttgatgccaaaggaggagaggatctgtagtaggaggcagtggtcaactgtgtcaaaagcagaggacaggtctagaaggtggagtacagagtattgtcagttagctttggctgtaagtaggtcattagtgattttggtcaaggTTGTCTCAGTTGAGtaatgggggcagaaaccagattgtagattgtcaaagagcaagttagatgagaggtgggaggaaagttcagcgtggatgtgctgctccaggagtttggaagagaGTGGGAGCaacgatattgggcaatagctggacatagctgttgggtcgagggttggctttttaaggataggtatgattgtggcatgtttgaaagcagaagggaaggtgccagaagttagtgataggttgaagaggtgggttagggatgggataagcggggtggtgaggttgggaaggaggtgggatggggtcaagcgcacaggtggtgaggtgcgatttggagaggagacaattaatcccccccttcagtgatcttggagagggaggttatggagtTTGGGCATTAGTCTGGtatgcaaaggggttgtggtggttaaaCAATGaaaacttgccttgtttggtcgatcttattttttaaagtgtgtggcaaagtcctcagcagagatgagggaggttggagggggcagtgaggGGCGgatgagggagttaaaggttttgaataactgtttggggttgtaggatagggagggTTGTGAAGCAGGccggtttagcagaggtgagaccagatttaaaagcgagtgttgcctgtgtgaatgcagtgaagtcgtcttacgaatgtgttttcttccaatgccgctctgcaaccctggacagttgccAGAGCTTTTtactggtgttattgtgccagggttgtctattgatgagttgcactctgccatgaacgaaaggggcgaccatgtcaatagctgatgtgagagtggcattaTAGAAAAAACAGTGTCAGTgtctgtcgtggagtgaggatatggatgccagtggtaggatagagtcagagcatgtgggagtctaggtgtgcaaggtttctgcaggggtgcgcatgttgctggtcatgggtgaccggtgaggaggacagggatgagaaagtgagcagatggtggtcggatagaggaagaggggaggtggtaaagttagatagagagcagagacgggtgaagaccaggtctagtgtatgtcctgtgtgggtggctgaagaggaccactgagtaagtccaaaagatgaagtaagggacataaGTTAGGAGGCTGTTTACTGAGGGGTATCagtagggatgttgaagtcacccatggtgggaatgtcagcagagagaaagtgaagaagccaggtggagaattggtcaataaaggcagtggctgggcctggaggtcacttggaggttggagggagagtagatgcggacagagtggacttcaaaagaggggaggataagggagggtagaggtgggattgggttaaaggtgcagttagaagaaaggagaagacccactcctccaccatgtctgttgccgggacgaagggtgtgggtgaagtggaggctgccgtaacacagcacagcaggggaagcggtgtcagagggtgttagccatgtttctgtgaggccaaggaaggcaaataTGGAAAGATAATGCAAAAGCCAGAGATTGGCTACAGTGGTTAGGTTCAACACACACTATACCAGTGGGAAATGTGAAAGACTATCGGAAGGAGGGAGAGTAGAATATACAGAGTCTATAGTATAGCTTTTAGGGAGCAGTCACCTGCGCGAGGATCGAATTGTAGTTCTCGGACTggccgtctgctctcctgacctgagcgcaaCAGCATGCATTTCTATGGAGCTTTGAAAACGTCATAAGAGATTGTCAGTTGGAGGATTGCGATGCAGCCTTCAGACTGGCTGCACCCTTGATAGTTttttgacccccccaaaaaaaaattatgccaATGAGGGGGCTTCAGCACACCCTCAGCACGGCCATAGGTTCAGGGCACAATATGCTTCCTCAATTTGTATAATGTGCATGGTCATATGTTGATTGACAGCACTAAAGTGAGGGCAGCTATGCTCAATGTGTTATTGCTAGATCCAGTTTGTACAACTAAATGAAGGCTGACAGGAGCCAGCAATCAGAGCTGGCAATGACACTATATAAATGTGGCTGCAGTGTTCGCGTGcatgtggagtgcccccactgccgcagggccgaggggtacccggtaccgggcctctctgtctcagttctggggttgtcacggtggctagacctggcccgtgaccctgctgagggacgtccaatgaaggtggagagtgatgtgaggttgtggtgtggtgcaggtcgcagtaaataacgaggacaccaggttgcagtctctttacctctttactgaaggcttcaggatcctcagtccggaatacggttaaccgggctgcatgagtccggccggtccgatggcacctccagagttccctttgcaggtggaaatctgtgcctaccttctagcacttgtgtgttgtggtcctcccctgctcggagctcttccgggaccctagtgtcgcccctctccaactgttgccccctatgtcttcttaggtgatttgagtgagacagcccgcctataactgactgtcctgccgtaggtttgaagtaaggcctggagctcaatacttcctcggcattccggccaccggctacgcgcctcagtaggatgttgcctcgtcttacagcacgactcctactggtgtttctccttgttgcgttgatctcgtttctcactcagcacaataaacctcgcttcttgtcctttcttggggtaccgccgcgatgaagtgcaggcgcggtcccgtaacgttcttttctgttcgctaggcctctgtcaggatcccacccctgacagggaccccccctgaatcttcccctgcaacaccctctgccacaggatgttgcctggttccaacccagtcagcttctcactaacttcctatctaacccccagttttaccagattgtgaggagtggcctaatacatagcacccttagctccccctggaggccagactgtgaagtgtattggtgtctgtgatacctggtcaggtgaactccttcagtgccatcagacgtaccatagccccccttagcggcggagcatcagtactgcaacaaccaggactctggggcgctgcacatgcgcagCGCTGCATTCTCATTGCCAACTCCTATCTGCTGCTGCTCAGTGCTGTTCTGTACTACAGACTGAATCCAGCAATGACACTTACATTCCAGGagtcatatacactgctcaaaaaaaatcgtATTTACTCACCGATAacagtgtttctcagagcccatgatagcaccatggagagaggggatccgcccttcagggacaggaaacctacagataaaagggcggtacctctcccttgcatcagttggtttacagagcatcggaggtcctccatgTTAAATAACAAGAAAATTGTATGCATATTGTATTTGTTTAACAGAATATACAGTGTGTTTATGCAAAACAcacaactcaaaaaaaaaaaaaaaaagttgctcacCACACACGTGACGGGAGGGAATAAGCCGGTGCtgccatgggctctgagaaacacagtTATTGGTAAGTAACTGActttctcagtcccccatgacagcaccatggagagaattacagagactataagcttagggagggaccacggcCTGAAGAACCCTTCTCCCAAAGGTTAGGTTAGACACAaaggctagatttaatctatagtgttTGAAGAAGGTTGCCGGTGATGACAGGTGGCCGCTTTATAGAtttgttctattgatacctctgacctctcagcccatgaggttgcTATGGCCCTTGTGGAATGAGCCTTTAAGTCATCTGGGACGGTATTCCCCATAAGagatgaatatgccaaggctattgcaTCCCTTATCCACCGTGCCAAGGTACCCTTGGATGCTTTGAATCCCTTTCTGggtccctggaagcagacaaaccgagccttccttcctataccccTGGGTAGATTCTAGGTATTGAACCAGATATCTTTTagcagcagggccgcgcttagtaacccgatgtttaccctggttaccaaaaaaaacaaacagtacaaactcaccatctgatgtccgtcaggtcccttgccgtctgcttcctgctctgactgagtgccgccgtacagtgagagcagagcgcagcggtgacgtcactgctgtgctgtactttcactttcactttgcggcgctcagtcagtgtgggaagcagacggcaagggacctgacggacatcagatggtgagtatgtactgtttttttttttttacatttacgctggtaaccagggtaaacatcgggttactaagcgcggccctgcgcctccaagccggccagcctacagctaccctacacctggtaccctggactgaggactgtgaCAACTTCAGTAAACCATGGAAAAGACTTTGCAAACCGGTGTGCTCATTCTTTGCTCAtttatcggcttacaccatctCGCCATACACTTGGGAAACCCTAGGGACCCCtcctcacctgtgggaagcgtcaccatctagccgccacaccatctccccagaggacccctttaagcggcgtcggtcccaaCTGACCAAACATcacaggtggagtcatgaacatagacattcaaatccccttaaagaccattccctttaattgggtgcccagggccacggaccgggttgcagccaccatgacattccctttaagactggACCAGGTACAGAGTACCCCGCTGGCCTGGTAGGGCGACTCATTATAGCTACCAGGAGAATGTTTGTTAGGGATAAGATCTTAAGGGGAATTGTCTCTATGAGTTCAAATGGAGGACCTGTTAGAGTGGACAGGACTAGATTCAGATCCTATGAAGGTAGCTTTTGTGTGGCTAGAGGTTTAGATCTTGCTGCAGCTTTAATGAACCTTGTTATCCatgggttgcctgcaatgtcctgattgTATTGGGCACCCAAGGCTGCCACCTGTACCTTTAAAGTACTGACTGCTAAGCCttgttccagacctttttgtaggaattccAGTATTTTACTAATTGAAGCCCCATCCTGAACTTTTACTTTGGAGATAAAAACTTTTTCCAGGTTTTCCCATATGCTTTAGTAATAACTGGTttcctactttttaataatgtAGACAAATTCTTCGATAAACCTCTCTCAGCAGTCCCCGTTCAAATTCCATGCTGTTAAATGGAGGTTCATGCATGAGGATGGAATACTGGTCCCTCATATAGAAGGTCCGGAAGATCAGGTAGGATCCAGGGGTCGGGGATCGATAGTATTCTGAGCCAGGAAAACCAGGTTCTTTTTGGACAAAATGGGGCTATAAGTATCATTTTCACTTTGTCTTCTCTGACTTACCGTATAACTTCCGGAATCAGGATaatcgggggaaaggcatatgttaGGTTGGGAGTCCACGGAATTAAGAAAGC contains:
- the LOC143764955 gene encoding zona pellucida sperm-binding protein 1-like isoform X1 — its product is MAALKFSDGLWLLLFAKWLLLGQCTDSSGTDYRCGEEGVQLTVAPGYLGEEVSFQVRDEFDMGYDLHGCLSKCVLSTRTPKGESIFYISYTICQAVRKEGEWLLLIRLVGQAKSEDLDLICPKPKLKHPRGMNHTQRPRTTKMSKLTTTGHLWKTTPYRTSKSPTVTRLPLQTTTIKTAKIITGRTHEDTVVTWPTEDFRTTVVGATKDVVSHSGQQSEELSQKVTSSKPMDWIPITESPDTWTSSECIIPKGRITCLNATVSRDVCLGYSCCHDPVDSINPCYYGHTITIHCFPDGVFQLILSRFVTNPPLRLSSVVLGPGACPSPKMLGDFLEFKGHLSSCSILRFLERPVYELFLTAKQDVLVSPLGSITRDSSLTVVSQCMYNDTLSNISLVVLTPQLPMVTSTGVLRVELRISKGSSFSTFYASEDFPIQIQLQELVFLEARLLQPSDPRLHLRLHHCWGAPSTDPTTTLRWLVIYDGCPFSEDDPVTKILPGSIPSSYQRFAVSAFTFLGIPYNPQVYFFCSVSVCVPSSSESCTSDCANLTRSRRAQSDATLYVVGTTGPLVFHREQELGVTSLQNLTSTFPGVVIAVTFLLLVLLLLVLLKLKVVLHSRCI
- the LOC143764955 gene encoding zona pellucida sperm-binding protein 1-like isoform X2, encoding MAALKFSDGLWLLLFAKWLLLGQCTDSSGTDYRCGEEGVQLTVAPGYLGEEVSFQVRDEFDMGYDLHGCLSKCVLSTRTPKGESIFYISYTICQAVRKEGEWLLLIRLVGQAKSEDLDLICPKPKLKHPRGMNHTQRPRTTKMSKLTTTGHLWKTTPYRTSKSPTVTRLPLQTTTIKTAKIITGRTHEDTVVTWPTEDFRTTVVGATKDVVSHSGQQSEELSQKVTSSKPMDWIPITESPDTWTSSECIIPKGRITCLNATVSRDVCLGYSCCHDPVDSINPCYYGHTITIHCFPDGVFQLILSRFVTNPPLRLSSVVLGPGACPSPKMLGDFLEFKGHLSSCSILRFLERPVYELFLTAKQDVLVSPLGSITRDSSLTVVSQCMYNDTLSNISLVVLTPQLPMVTSTGVLRVELRISKGSSFSTFYASEDFPIQIQLQELVFLEARLLQPSDPRLHLRLHHCWGAPSTDPTTTLRWLVIYDGFISSVVSRFVCHPHLKAAHPTVLISHAVAVLRVMLLCTWWAQLDPWFSIGSKN